In a single window of the Elaeis guineensis isolate ETL-2024a chromosome 6, EG11, whole genome shotgun sequence genome:
- the LOC105046437 gene encoding uncharacterized protein, translating to MDRYQRVEKPRPESAISENEIRVTTQGLIRNYVSYASSLLQEKRVTEIVLKAMGQAISKTVAVVEIIKKRIPRLHQDTTIGSTSITDVWEPIEEGLVPLEMTRHVSVISITLSTRDLNKNSPGYQAPLHVEQPWQQQRMQQRQQFQQQQQHPPRQAQSQISEESYGRGRGRGRGRGRGWGRGGYGGYGRYGVYDNNQENGWNWNWGRGGGRGRGGWGYRGAGYERGRGRGRGYDHGWGRMGG from the exons ATGGATAGATACCAGAGGGTGGAGAAGCCGAGGCCGGAATCGGCCATAAGCGAGAACGAGATCCGAGTCACCACGCAGGGCCTCATTCGGAATTATGTCAGCTATGCAAGCAGCCTCCTGCAG GAAAAACGGGTGACAGAAATTGTTCTGAAGGCAATGGGGCAGGCTATCAGCAAGACCGTGGCCGTAGTGGAGATCATAAAG AAAAGGATCCCTAGATTACATCAAGATACTACCATTGGTTCAACCAGCATTACTGATGTATGGGAACCTATCGAGGAGGGCCTTGTACC TTTGGAGATGACTCGCCATGTCTCAGTGATTTCAATAACTTTGTCAACCAGAGACTTGAACAAGAACTCTCCCGG ATATCAAGCTCCATTACATGTAGAGCAGCCATGGCAACAGCAAAGGATGCAGCAGCGACAGCAGtttcaacagcagcagcagcatccACCACGACAAGCACAAAGTCAAATTTCTGAAG AATCATATGGCCGAggacgtggtcgaggtcgaggTAGAGGAAGGGGTTGGGGAAGAGGTGGATATGGTGGTTATGGCAGATATGGTGTATATGATAACAATCAAG AAAATGGATGGAACTGGAATTGGGGTCGAGGTGGAGGTCGAGGTAGAGGAGGTTGGGGTTATCGTG GTGCTGGATATGAAAGAGGCAGAGGGCGGGGAAGAGGCTATGACCATGGGTGGGGAAGGATGGGCGGATGA